In a genomic window of Agarivorans albus:
- a CDS encoding sensor histidine kinase, with amino-acid sequence MPVNDKLDFSSVLATAVHDMKNSLCMLTQSTESIALRSKQMGREDSEELSRLHYEVSRLNGSLMQLLALYRFEKEQMPMTIEEQYLEDLLNDIYYKNQTFIEQAEMKVEIDVEPSLSWYFDGVLVDYLLNDIVVNALRYSKKQIKISAKQADNYLCIQIDDDGDGFPQDIIDLANIEVASQINFVKNRSGLGLFFAKLIAKAHINSGKEGKIKLENGSSLGGSRFSLYLP; translated from the coding sequence ATGCCAGTAAACGACAAGCTAGATTTTTCATCAGTTTTAGCCACTGCAGTTCACGATATGAAAAATTCGCTATGTATGCTGACTCAGTCAACAGAATCCATCGCCTTACGCTCAAAGCAAATGGGCAGAGAAGACAGCGAAGAACTGTCGCGCTTGCATTACGAAGTGTCACGCTTAAACGGAAGCTTGATGCAGTTATTGGCGCTTTATCGTTTCGAAAAAGAACAAATGCCAATGACCATTGAAGAGCAGTACCTAGAAGACTTGCTCAACGACATTTATTACAAGAACCAAACCTTCATCGAACAAGCAGAAATGAAGGTTGAAATAGATGTGGAACCTTCACTAAGTTGGTACTTTGATGGCGTACTGGTGGACTACCTACTTAATGATATTGTGGTGAATGCGCTTCGCTATTCAAAAAAACAAATTAAAATATCTGCAAAACAAGCCGATAACTATTTATGCATCCAAATTGATGATGATGGTGATGGATTTCCCCAGGACATTATCGACTTGGCAAATATAGAAGTAGCTTCGCAAATAAATTTTGTTAAAAATCGTAGCGGTTTAGGTTTATTTTTCGCAAAATTGATCGCTAAAGCACATATAAATTCGGGCAAGGAAGGTAAAATAAAACTAGAAAATGGCAGTTCTTTAGGTGGTAGCCGTTTTAGTTTATATCTCCCGTAG